The Argonema galeatum A003/A1 DNA window TGTCAGTTGTCAGTTGTCAGTTGTCAGTTGTCAGTTGTCAGTTGTCAGTTGTCAGTTGTCAGTTGTCAGTTGTCAGTTGTCAGTTGTCAGTTGTCAGTTGTCAGTTGTCAGTTGTCAGTTGTCAGTTGTCAGTTGTCAGTTGTCAGTTGTCAGTTGCTTTACAGTTGTCGTACTCCCCATTCACCATTTTTAATTATTAATTTTTAATTACTCCGGCGACGGCGACAGCGTTCTGAGCAATACTTCACATCATCCCAGCAATCAGCCCATTTTTTACGCCAGGTGAACGGACGTTGACATACGGGACAAATTTTTGTGGGTAGATCGGATTTAGAACGCTGGCGTGCCATGTTAATTTAACGATACTATTGTTAATCCAATTTAAAGGAAGGCCGGTACGGACACACTAATGGATGAGACAGCCTTAGCGCAGGTGCGAATAGTGCTGGTGAGACCGATCGGCCCCTTGAATATAGGGTCAGTCGCCCGCGTCATGAAAAATATGGGGCTAAGTCAGCTAGTATTGGTGGAGCCCAAATGCGAACCTTTGGAAGCACAAGCAAGGATTATGGCAGTCCATGCGGTAGACATCCTGGAAGCGGCTCAACTGGTCGCCACCTTGCCGGAAGCATTGAAAGGATGCTCAAGAGCGATCGCAGCTACAGCACGCGACAGACGGTTATCTCTCCATCTAGAAAAACCCCGCAGCACCTTGCCCTGGCTGCTCGAAGAAGGATCGTCAGCCTTGATTTTTGGCCCAGAAGACCGAGGCTTGAGCAACGACGAATTGAAATATGCCCAGCGATTCATACGTATTCCTTCCAGCGATGCCTATCCAGCACTAAATTTGGCTCAGGCAGTTGCTATTTGCTGTTACGAACTTTACCAAGCAATAAGCGAAGGGGCACTCACCCCTCAACCATCTCCCCACACCGATACGGCAACATTAGAAATCTTAGAAGAGTACTATCAGCAACTAGAAGCCGTGCTGTTAAAAATTGGTTATATCTATCCCCACACAGCAGCCTCCCGGATGGCGAAATTTCGGCTACTTTTTAATCGATCCCAGCCATCTAGAGCAGACGTAGCAATGCAGCGAGGCATCCTCAGCCAGATAGAATGGGCTCTATCTAAAGGTTCTCCAGCTGTGTTAGACACCCTATTGCCCCTAGAGGAATCTTAGATGTCGGCTTTCATGGCCGACCCGATCCGGGTGTAGCTGCGATGTAGTAGAGTTTTTTGGGTCTAGTATTACCGATCGGTGTAGTCTACATTTTTTGTCCCCAAATTAAGTCAACTTTCTAAGAGGTGTCATCCGTGGCAGCGTCCGAAAAGGGCCATCCCCGTCGCCAGCGGCGGCAGCTCAAACAACAGCAAGTGCCACAGCGGCAGGAATTAGCCCGGACACCAACCGAACGGTCTGGGCTTCGACCCAGACCGTCTAAGGCAGGGGTTTCTTCTGCCCTAGAGGGACGATTGCCCAGGAATGTAGGCCAACGCCGTGACGGATTGAACTGGTGGCAGAGGCTGTTTGGTCAACCCTCCAAAAAACCAGCAACCCCAGCCAGAAAGCAGCGGGGAAGCAAGATAGTAGGATCTGGTAATCTCACCAATCTTTCACTTAGACAAACAACCTCAAAGGACGGGCTTACTAAATTTAGGGCAAAACCCACTTCTGTAGTGCAGCCGCCCCCCGCTGTAAGAGAGATTCCCTCATCCAAAATCCTCTCATCCCAAGCCCCCGACTTCAGCCGTGGGGTAAATCCCAAATCCAAAATCCCAAATCCCAAATCGAATGACGGTTTCAACTATAGAACAAATCCAAAATCCAAAATCCTCTCATCCCAAGTCCCCGACTTCAGTCGTGGAGTAAATCCCAAATCCCAAATCCCAAATCCCAAATCGAATGGCGCAAGGCGTCAGCAAAGCAGGAAAGCAGGAGAGGAAAAAATCAGGAAATCCCCTCAGCCCGTTCGCCCCCCAGTTTCTGTTTCACGGAGATCGTTACCTAAGCAGCGACGCAACTCCCCTGGAGTACTGGTGTACGCAATGCGCCTACTCATTTTGGGGATCGGTCTAGGTGCGATCGTCGGTACAATACTGTCGATTTGGAACCCAGCCAGCCACAAGCCATCTGCAATCTCTGAGACAGTTAATCCTTCCCAGCATAGTGCTGTGGCAGATGTTAGTTTGAAACCCGCTTCTACATTTGGAGATGGCTTAACGGCGCTGAAGCTGAGTCAGGAAATTATGCCACTCAGAACTGCTGTACAGTCCTTAGCAAATCAGTATCCCCAATTGGCTCCAGGTATATTTGTCCTCGATATAGATACAGGTGCTTATCTAGACTGGAATGGTACAGCCAACTTGGCGGCGGCTAGCACGATTAAAGTACCGATTCTAGTTGCCTTTTTCCAAGATATAGATGCTGGCAAAATTCGCTTAGATGAAGTACTGGCCCTAGAACCAGAAGCGATCGCTTCTGGCTCCGGCAAAATGCAGTACAAACCCCCAGGAACAAAATATACGGCTCTGGAAACGGTAACCCAGATGATTACGATCAGCGACAACACCGCCACCAATATGCTGATTGCCCGTCTGGGTGGTGCCGAAGCCCTAAATCAGCGCTTCCGAGACTGGGGGCTGACAGCAACGGCAATCCGCAACAAACTACCCGATATAGAAGGAACAAACACTACCAGTTGTAAAGAGTTGGCAACCTTGATAGGGCGGGTAAACCAGGGCGAGTTGGTTTCCCTACCGTCGCGCGATCGCCTCCTGGATATCATGCGACGGACTGCAAACAACTCTCTCCTGCCACGCGGACTGGGAAAAGGAGCCAATATTGCCCACAAAACTGGCAATATTGGCTCAATGCTTGCAGATGTTGGCTTAATCGATTTGCCCAGCGGCAAGCGCTATATCGCCGCCGTGATGGTTAAACGTCCCCGCAACGATACGCGGGCAGCTGAACTGATTAACAAGATCTCTCGCGTCACCTATCAATACTTCAGCAAATCGATCGCCAATCCCCAGTTACCAGCTAGCGATGGGACAACTCCCGGTAATTCTATTCCTTCTCCCACCCCCATTAATCGCCTAGAAGATACCCAGTCTGTTAATGCTCAAAGAAATAGGGACTAGGGACTAGGGACTAGGGATTAGGGATTAGGGATTAGGGATTAGGGATTAGGGATTAGGGATTAGGGACTAGGGATTAGAGAGAAGATTTGCACTCTCCCACTCTCCCACTCTTCCCTAGCCCCTAGCCCCTAGCCTCTAGCCCCTCTTCCTTAGCCCCTGTTTCTTCCAGCATTCGCCAAATTTCCTGCAACATTGGCTCTAATCCGTTGTGGCTAACAGCAGAGATTAGGAAAACAGGAGCATGGCGAAGAGCTCGCAGTTCGGATGCGAACTCTTCCAAATCTCGATCGATCGAAACCGCATCCATTTTATTAAGTGCCAGAACTTGCGGGCGTTCTGGCAAACCTCTGCCGTATGCTTGCAACTCCTGCTCAATTGTTTGATAGTTACCCATCGGATCATCTGCTGTAACATCGATCAAGTGCAGCAGCAAACGAGTCCGCTCAATATGGCGCAAAAAATCATGACCCAACCCCACACCCTCGTGGGCACCCTCTATCAATCCAGGAATATCGGCAAACACAGCACCATCGCCGTTAGGTTTACGCACCACACCCAAATTCGGCTCTAACGTCGTAAACGGATAATCTGCTATTTTAGGACGAGCTGCTGAAATGGCTGAAATTAAAGTAGATTTACCCGCATTCGGCAAACCGATAATCCCTACTTCCGCAAGCAACTTCAACTCCAAACGCAGCAGCCGTTTTTCCCCTGCTAGTCCCGGAAGAGCATATTCGGGGGCGCGGTTGCGGTTGCTGAGGAAATGCTGGTTTCCCAAACCGCCTTTACCACCTTGAGCTACACAGATAGTTTGCCCCGGTTCTACCAAATCCCCGAATAATTCGTCAGTTTCGGTATCGTAGACAGATGTGCCGCAGGCAACCGGAATAATGCGATCGTTTCCATTTGCTCCAGTGCGATTATTCGGCCCCCCACGTCCCCCGTCTTCCGCCTTAAAACGGTGAATGTACTTAAAATCCAGCAAAGTTTGCAGGTTCTCCGTCGCCACAAAGAACACTGAACCGCCCTTGCCACCATTGCCACCCGATGGCCCCCCAGCCGGAACATACTTTTCTCGTCGGAAGGCGACAATGCCATCGCCTCCATTTCCAGCCTCTACTTCAATCTCTGCTTGGTCAATAAATTGCATATCACTTATTCGTCATTAGTCATCAGTCATTGGTCGTCAGTTAGTTATTCTTAAGTGATGACCAATGACTGCTAACAATATTGGGACACATCTTCACCACAATCATCTGCTAAATAAGACAGCGCTCGGAAGCGCAAGCCTACTAGCTGATCGTAAAGTGGATTTAGCTTACACAGGGGGGGAATATGTACGACTTTGTGGTCAAACAGGGTCACATCTCGCTCAAACGGACACTGGGATGGGATCATTTTGCACAAAAAGCGGGCCACCCTGGGGTCTTGAATGTCCAATCCTTCTAGCCAGTTCCGTACAGGTTTGAGCGCATCCCGTTGCCGTTGCGGCGATTGGTACTCCTTTACAGGTAAGGCTCCTTCATGGGATACCTGAGTAGCAGGCGCTTTTGCCTTATCTTCGTAGAGAGTATGGCGTAGAGCCTCTAACACCTGCTCATTTTGTCCCAAAGCCTGACAAAACTGGTGCAGCACTTCATCCTCGCTGGCAGAATAAACACCATCTGCTAATGCCACCATTACAGCCGTTCGCAAGAAATTCTCGGCAGCATCAGTTTTTGGCCCTAAAACCTGCGCCAACTCTGCTGGCCCGATCGGTTCCAGCGACCCCAAATCAACTGAGGGAGCAAGTTCATCCTGAGTCAGAGAGGCAATTAACTGCTGTTCTTGTTCATCAAAATTGCCGTCAGCCCAAGCAAGAGTAAGCAAACCGCGCAGCCAAGCTGCAATTTGTTCGCTTGTGTAGGGAGATTGCAGAATGCTCGTCATTTTTCTTCCTCCCTGGAGACTCCCGCCATAGCTGTAAAGAGCTTGGCGGTGAGAGGAAAGGGAGGCCGTGGTCTAGTTTGCATAAAGATTGTTAAAATGACGTGAAAAACCCGTTTCGCCTCAGAAGTGGGAACTTCCTGGCATACCTGCTGGCATTACAGGATAGAGGCTACC harbors:
- a CDS encoding DUF2256 domain-containing protein — protein: MARQRSKSDLPTKICPVCQRPFTWRKKWADCWDDVKYCSERCRRRRSN
- a CDS encoding RNA methyltransferase, whose protein sequence is MDETALAQVRIVLVRPIGPLNIGSVARVMKNMGLSQLVLVEPKCEPLEAQARIMAVHAVDILEAAQLVATLPEALKGCSRAIAATARDRRLSLHLEKPRSTLPWLLEEGSSALIFGPEDRGLSNDELKYAQRFIRIPSSDAYPALNLAQAVAICCYELYQAISEGALTPQPSPHTDTATLEILEEYYQQLEAVLLKIGYIYPHTAASRMAKFRLLFNRSQPSRADVAMQRGILSQIEWALSKGSPAVLDTLLPLEES
- a CDS encoding serine hydrolase; this translates as MAASEKGHPRRQRRQLKQQQVPQRQELARTPTERSGLRPRPSKAGVSSALEGRLPRNVGQRRDGLNWWQRLFGQPSKKPATPARKQRGSKIVGSGNLTNLSLRQTTSKDGLTKFRAKPTSVVQPPPAVREIPSSKILSSQAPDFSRGVNPKSKIPNPKSNDGFNYRTNPKSKILSSQVPDFSRGVNPKSQIPNPKSNGARRQQSRKAGEEKIRKSPQPVRPPVSVSRRSLPKQRRNSPGVLVYAMRLLILGIGLGAIVGTILSIWNPASHKPSAISETVNPSQHSAVADVSLKPASTFGDGLTALKLSQEIMPLRTAVQSLANQYPQLAPGIFVLDIDTGAYLDWNGTANLAAASTIKVPILVAFFQDIDAGKIRLDEVLALEPEAIASGSGKMQYKPPGTKYTALETVTQMITISDNTATNMLIARLGGAEALNQRFRDWGLTATAIRNKLPDIEGTNTTSCKELATLIGRVNQGELVSLPSRDRLLDIMRRTANNSLLPRGLGKGANIAHKTGNIGSMLADVGLIDLPSGKRYIAAVMVKRPRNDTRAAELINKISRVTYQYFSKSIANPQLPASDGTTPGNSIPSPTPINRLEDTQSVNAQRNRD
- the obgE gene encoding GTPase ObgE, whose product is MQFIDQAEIEVEAGNGGDGIVAFRREKYVPAGGPSGGNGGKGGSVFFVATENLQTLLDFKYIHRFKAEDGGRGGPNNRTGANGNDRIIPVACGTSVYDTETDELFGDLVEPGQTICVAQGGKGGLGNQHFLSNRNRAPEYALPGLAGEKRLLRLELKLLAEVGIIGLPNAGKSTLISAISAARPKIADYPFTTLEPNLGVVRKPNGDGAVFADIPGLIEGAHEGVGLGHDFLRHIERTRLLLHLIDVTADDPMGNYQTIEQELQAYGRGLPERPQVLALNKMDAVSIDRDLEEFASELRALRHAPVFLISAVSHNGLEPMLQEIWRMLEETGAKEEGLEARG
- a CDS encoding Mo-dependent nitrogenase C-terminal domain-containing protein, whose translation is MTSILQSPYTSEQIAAWLRGLLTLAWADGNFDEQEQQLIASLTQDELAPSVDLGSLEPIGPAELAQVLGPKTDAAENFLRTAVMVALADGVYSASEDEVLHQFCQALGQNEQVLEALRHTLYEDKAKAPATQVSHEGALPVKEYQSPQRQRDALKPVRNWLEGLDIQDPRVARFLCKMIPSQCPFERDVTLFDHKVVHIPPLCKLNPLYDQLVGLRFRALSYLADDCGEDVSQYC